One genomic segment of Natrononativus amylolyticus includes these proteins:
- a CDS encoding NAD(P)-dependent oxidoreductase yields the protein MTTLGFVGLGEMGGEMATHLVRAGYETRVFDRRREPVAVLESAGASGAESVAVVGEGVDAVFLSLPGPAAVEQVVSELEPTLSPGSTVVDLTTSTPETTRSVADRLSSADVSVLGAPVSGGASGAEAGSLTAMVGGERAALERCRPYLEAFATNVVHVGDDPGHGHAVKLLNNYLSFTAMVATSETVLLGQTAGLDLETMCEVFNASTGRNSATEDKFPDFITADRDVGFALELMEKDSRLLLEFAEDNRVPLLLAGVVRSQVGRTRARYGDGGDMTDVYDHLRETMGVDGSRRRNGP from the coding sequence ATGACGACACTCGGATTCGTCGGCCTCGGCGAGATGGGCGGTGAGATGGCGACCCACCTCGTTCGAGCCGGCTACGAGACACGCGTCTTCGATCGCAGGCGGGAGCCGGTCGCGGTCCTCGAGTCGGCGGGCGCGAGCGGCGCGGAGTCGGTCGCGGTGGTCGGCGAGGGGGTCGACGCGGTCTTCCTCTCGTTGCCGGGACCGGCCGCGGTCGAACAGGTCGTGTCGGAGCTAGAACCGACGCTGTCGCCGGGATCGACCGTCGTCGACCTGACCACGTCGACGCCGGAGACGACCCGGTCGGTTGCCGATCGGCTCTCGAGCGCCGACGTCTCCGTCCTCGGCGCCCCCGTCAGCGGCGGCGCGTCGGGGGCCGAAGCCGGCAGCCTGACCGCGATGGTCGGCGGAGAGCGGGCGGCGCTCGAGCGCTGCCGACCGTACCTCGAGGCGTTCGCGACGAACGTCGTTCACGTCGGCGACGATCCGGGACACGGTCACGCCGTGAAACTGCTCAACAACTACCTCTCGTTCACCGCGATGGTCGCCACCTCCGAGACGGTCCTCCTCGGCCAGACCGCCGGCCTCGACCTCGAGACGATGTGCGAGGTGTTCAACGCCAGCACCGGCCGCAACTCGGCGACCGAAGACAAGTTCCCGGACTTCATCACCGCCGACCGCGACGTGGGGTTCGCCCTCGAACTGATGGAGAAGGACAGCCGGCTGCTACTCGAGTTCGCGGAGGACAACCGGGTGCCGCTGCTCCTGGCGGGCGTCGTCCGGAGCCAGGTGGGCCGAACGCGGGCCCGATACGGCGACGGAGGCGA